A single region of the Silene latifolia isolate original U9 population chromosome 8, ASM4854445v1, whole genome shotgun sequence genome encodes:
- the LOC141596807 gene encoding uncharacterized protein LOC141596807 produces the protein MHLIFTILPLFLLCTPTVCENAELKTLIDIKSSLDPHGTYLSSWTVNGDPCNGPTFEGVACNADGKVANISLQGKGLNGVLPSTIAKLKSLSGLYLHFNKLSGKIPKEIAELTELTDLYLDVNNFTGSIPEHLGNMSNLQVLQLCYNKLSGKVPTQLGSLKKLNVLALQYNQLTGAIPASLGDLEGLTRLDLSFNNFFGSIPVKLAEAPHLRLLDVQNNTLSGNVPSALQRLNDGFQFKNNPGLCGAGFTSLRVCTYSDTHSPNKLDPFAAGSGGFAENGIPESANLLPNCTKQQCLNHPKNSHINVIAGVIVIAIATVIGLSTFSWYRRKKQKIGNNLVNSDGQINSNQKDVKSASLISLEYSSRWDLLEKGSQEFFESCMFNLEDVESATQHFSEVNFLGRSNYSAVYKGVLRDGSIVAIKRIAKSNCKSDEVEFLKGLKILTSLQHGNVVRLRGFCCSKGRSECFLIYDFVPNGSLVQYLDLKDGDEKVLKWSTRVSIIKGIAKGIDYLHSPQGSKPALVHQIISAEKVLVDWHLNPLLVGSGLHKLLADDIVFSMLKASAAMGYLAPEYTTTGKFTDKSDIYAFGMLVFQILSGQTRFDPSTRQSAELGKLGEIIDSNLRDEYSETEALKLGKLAVLCTHELPYQRPTINTVRQELSLLDESS, from the exons ATGCACCTCATTTTCACCATTTTACCCCTTTTTCTGCTATGCACACCAACTGTTTGCGAAAATGCCGAGCTGAAAACTCTCATTGACATAAAATCATCTCTAGACCCTCATGGAACTTACCTATCTTCATGGACTGTTAATGGTGACCCTTGTAATGGTCCCACATTTGAAGGTGTTGCTTGTAATGCAGATGGTAAAGTTGCTAATATTTCACTGCAAGGTAAAGGGTTAAATGGGGTTTTACCTTCAACCATTGCTAAACTCAAGAGCTTATCTGGGCtttacctgcatttcaataagttgagtggtaaaattcctaaggaaattgcTGAGTTAACTGAGCTTACTGATCTGTATTTGGATGTCAATAATTTTACTGGAAGTATTCCTGAACATCTTGGGAATATGTCTAATTTACAAG TTTTGCAGCTGTGTTATAATAAGTTAAGTGGGAAAGTGCCTACTCAACTTGGGTCGCTTAAGAAGCTTAATGTTCTAGCTTTGCAATATAATCAGTTGACAGGAGCGATCCCGGCTAGTTTAGGAGACTTGGAGGGGCTCACCAGGCTGGATTTGAGCTTTAATAACTTCTTTGGTTCTATTCCTGTCAAGTTGGCTGAAGCGCCGCATCTGAGACTTCTTGATGTTCAAAACAATACTCTTTCTGGCAATGTACCTTCTG CTTTGCAGAGACTAAATGATGGATTTCAATTCAAGAACAATCCTGGTTTATGTGGAGCTGGGTTTACTTCTTTGAGAGTCTGTACTTATTCTGACACCCATAGCCCGAATAAGCTTGATCCATTTGCAGCTGGTTCTGGGGGTTTTGCAGAAAACGGCATACCAGAATCCGCAAATCTCCTGCCAAATTGCACGAAACAACAGTGTTTGAATCATCCAAAGAACTCTCATATTAATGTCATAGCTGGAGTTATTGTAATTGCCATAGCCACTGTCATTGGTCTTTCCACATTCTCGTGGTATCGTAGGAAAAAGCAAAAGATTGGAAACAACTTGGTTAATAGTGATGGTCAAATAAACTCCAATCAGAAGGATGTTAAGAGTGCTTCTCTAATTAGCTTGGAGTATTCAAGCAGGTGGGACCTGCTTGAGAAAGGGTCACAAGAATTCTTCGAAAGCTGTATGTTCAATTTGGAAGATGTGGAGTCAGCTACACAGCACTTCTCCGAGGTGAATTTCCTTGGAAGGAGCAATTACTCGGCTGTATACAAAGGAGTGTTGAGAGATGGATCTATTGTTGCTATCAAGCGCATAGCCAAGTCAAACTGCAAATCGGATGAAGTTGAGTTTTTGAAGGGATTGAAGATTTTGACTTCATTGCAGCATGGAAATGTCGTCCGGTTGAGAGGATTTTGCTGCTCTAAGGGAAGGAGTGAGTGTTTTCTAATCTATGATTTCGTTCCAAATGGAAGTTTGGTGCAATACCTAGATTTGAAGGATGGTGATGAAAAAGTACTCAAGTGGTCTACTAGGGTTTCCATCATCAAGGGCATTGCTAAAG GTATTGATTACCTACACAGCCCACAAGGCAGCAAACCTGCCTTAGTTCACCAGATTATATCGGCTGAAAAAGTGCTTGTCGACTGGCATCTAAACCCACTTCTCGTGGGGTCCGGTCTCCACAAGCTCCTGGCAGACGACATCGTTTTCTCAATGCTGAAAGCTAGTGCTGCAATGGGGTATCTTGCTCCTGAGTACACCACCACAGGAAAGTTTACTGACAAAAGTGATATTTATGCATTTGGCATGCTTGTATTCCAAATCCTTTCTGGTCAGACTAGATTTGACCCATCTACTCGCCAGTCTGCTGAATTAGGGAAGCTAGGAGAAATTATCGACTCAAATCTTCGTGACGAGTATTCTGAAACCGAGGCTTTGAAGCTCGGTAAACTAGCCGTCCTTTGCACCCATGAACTCCCATATCAAAGGCCGACAATAAACACGGTTAGACAAGAACTTAGTCTACTTGACGAGAGTTCCTGA